The DNA region GGGTCGACGAGGTGGTCATCGACGGTGTCGGCAGCGGCCTGGCGACGATGGTCAGCCGCAGTTCCGACGCGCTGCGCCGAGTGCAGACCGGCTTCGCCCGCTCGTATGCCCTGACCATCCTCGCCGGGGCCACCCTGATGGTGGCGGCCGTCCTGCTGACGGGAGTGTGGCGGTGAACGACTTCCCGATCCTGACGGTGCTCTGGGCCCTCCCGCTGCTCGGGGCGGCCGTCATCATCCTGCTGCCCGCGGCACTCCAACGTTTCGCGAAGGTCGCCGGCGTCGCGGTGTCGCTGGCCGTGCTGGCGATCGCGCTCATGCTGGCCGTGCAGTTCGACCCCGCCGGCGCGCAGTATCAGTTCGTCGAGGATATGGCGTGGATTCCGTCCTTCGGCACCGGCTACATCCTGGGCCTGGACGGAATCGCGTTGGTGCTGGTGGTTTTGACGGCGGTGCTGGTGCCGCTGCTGTTGTTGGCCGGCTGGACCGACGCCGACGACACTCCCGGCGAGAAGCAACTGCTGTCCGGCCGGGCCCCGCACGCCTACGTCGCGCTGACACTGGCCGTCGAGGGGATGGTGCTGATCGCCCTGCTCGCCCTCGACGTGTTGCTGTTCTACGTGTTCTTCGAGGCCATGCTGATCCCGCTGTACTTCCTGATCGGCGGCTTCGGCGCGCACCGGGCCGGGCGGTCCCGGGCGGCGGTGAAGTTCCTGCTGTACAACCTGTTCGGCGGCTTGATCATGCTGGCCGCGATCATCGGCCTGTACGTCGTGACCGCCGGCAGCGACGCGTTCGACGGCGGCACCTTCGACTTCCGCGCGATCGTGGCCGCGGTCGCAAACGGTGAACTCGACGTCAACCCCGCGGTGATGCACGCGCTGTTCCTCGGGTTCATGCTCGCGTTCGCGATCAAGGCCCCGCTGTGGCCGTTCCACCGTTGGCTGCCGGATGCCGCGGTGGAATCCAAACCCGCCACCGCGGTGCTGATGATGGCCGTCGTCGACAAGGTCGGGACCTTCGGGATGCTGCGGTACTGCCTGCCGCTGTTCCCCGATTCGGCCACGCTGTTCGCCCCGGCCATCATGGTGCTGGCGGTCATCAGCATCATCTACGGCGCCATCCTGGCGTTCGGGCAGACCGATTTCATGCGGCTCATCGCCTACACCTCGATCTCGCACTTCGGGTTCATCATCCTGGGCATCTTCGTGATGACCAGCCAGGCCCAGTCCGGCTCGACCCTGTACATGATCAACCACGGGCTGTCGACCGCGGCGTTGTTCCTGATCGCCGGTTTCCTGGTGTCGCGCAGGGGTTCTCGCGTCATCGCCGATTACGGCGGCGTGCAGACGGTGGCGCCGGTGCTGGCCGGCACCTTCCTGGTCGCGGGACTGGCCACCCTGTCATTGCCCGGGCTGGCCCCCTTCATCAGCGAATTCCTGGTGCTCATCGGAACCTTCACCCGCTACCCGGTGTTGGCGGTGCTCGCCTCCGCGGCGCTGGTGCTCTCGGCGATCTATGTGCTGTGGATGTATCAGCGGATGATGACCGGGCCCGTCACCGCCGGCAGCGAGAACGTGCGCGATCTGATTCCCCGGGAACTGGCGGTGGTCACCCCCCTGATCGCCCTGCTGCTGGTGCTCGGCTTTTATCCGAAACCCGCGCTGGATCTGATCAACCCGGCGATCCAGCACACCCTGACCACCATCGGTCAGACCGACCCGTCGCCCGCGGTGGCAGAGGGAGCAGCGGAATGACCACGGTGTTAGCGCTGCAGGCACCCAGCGTCGAGTACGCCCAGCTTTCGCCGATGCTGATCGTGATCGGCGTCGCCGTCGCGGGCGTGCTCGTCGAGGCCTTCCTGCCGCGCCGACTCCGCTACCGGACCCAACTGCTGTTGAGTCTCGGCGGTCTGAGCGCGGCACTGATCGCGGCGGGGATACTGCTGCGTGACCTGGGCGACGGAACGGGGACCTCGGCGGTGACGGGGTCCGTCGCCGTCGACGCGCCCGCGCTGTTCCTGCAGGTCACCGTTCTGGTGATCGCGATCCTGGGCGTGCTGCTGATCGCCGAACGGCGGGCACCGAGTCCCGAATCCGACGATCCGGCAGGCGGTTTGGATGCCTTCACCCCGCAGGCCGCGGCGGTGCCCGGCAGCGTGGCCGAGAAGGAGGCCACCCGGGCCGGGATAATCCAGACCGAGGTGTTCCCGTTCACGATGTTCGCGGTCACCGGGATGCTGCTGTTCGGCGCCGCCGACGACCTGTTGACGATGTTCATCGCCCTGGAGGTGCTGTCGCTGCCGCTGTATCTGGTGTGCGGCCTGGCGCGGCACCGCCGGTTGCTCTCGCAGGAAGCCGCGCTGAAATACTTTCTGCTGGGCGCGTTCTCGTCGGCGTTCTTTCTGTACGGCATGGCCCTGCTCTACGGGTACAGCGGCACCTTCGCCCTGACCGGCATCGCCGACGCCATCGCCGAACCCGGCGGGCAATCCTCCAGGGTGGCGCTGGTCGGCGTCGGCCTGGTGGCTGTCGGACTGCTGTTCAAGGTGGGCGCGGTGCCGTTCCACTCCTGGGTTCCCGATGTGTACCAGGGCGCCCCCACCCCGATCACCGGATTCATGGCGGCGGCGACCAAGGTGGCGGCGTTCGGCGCCATGCTGCGGTTGTTCTACGTCGCGGTGCCTGAACTGCAGGCCGGGTGGCGGCCGATGATGTGGGCGGTGGCCATCGCGACCATGGTGATCGGCACCGTCGCTGCGGTCCGGCAGACGAACGTCAAACGCCTGCTGGCGTATTCGGCGGTCTCCCACGCCGGATTCATCCTCACCGGCGTCGTCGCGCTCACCGACAGCGGGGTCTCCAGCACGCTGTTCTATCTGTTCGCCTACGGGTTCTCGACCCTGGGCGCGTTCGCGGTCGTCGGCCTGGTCCGCGACAGCACCGGCGCCGAGGACTCGGAGATGGCCCGCTGGGCCGGGCTGGGTCGGCGCTATCCGCTGGTGGGGGCGGTGTTCGCGCTGTTTCTGCTCGCCTTCGCCGGCATCCCGTTGACCAGCGGGTTCGTCAGCAAGTTCGCGGTGTTCAAGGCGGCCGGCGAGGGCGGCGCGATGCCGCTGGTGGTGGTCGGTGTCGTGGCGAGCGCGATCGCCGCCTACTTCTACATCCGGGTGATCGTGTGGATGTTCTTCACCGACCCGCCGCCGGATGCTCCCGTCGTGGTGGTTCCCAGCTGGACCGGCAAGGCCACGGTGGGCCTGACGGCGGGCATCACGCTGCTGTTGGGCGCCCTGCCGCAGCCGCTGCTGGATCTGGCCAACAACTCCACGCAGTTCCTGCGCTAGCGTCAGACCATGTCTGTCGTCACCACCACCGACCACGGCGCGGTGCGCGTCATCACCATGAACCGGCCGGAGGCGCGAAACGCCCTGGGCCACCTGCTGATCGAGACGCTGTACGGCGCGTTCGCCGACGCCGACGCCGATCCAGCGGTGCGCGCGGTGGTCCTCACCGGGACCGACCCGGCGTTCTGTGCCGGCGTCGACCTCAAGGAGGCCGAGCGGTTGGGCGACGCGTACTTCGCGCGGTTCCAAAGCCACAACTGCATCACCAAGCCGGCCGAGATGAGCACCCCGATCATCGGGGCGGTCAACGGGCCGGTGTTCACCGGCGGGCTCGAGATGGCGCTGGCCTGTGACTTCCTGATCGCCTCGGAGCGTGCGGTATTCGCCGATACGCACGCGCGGGTCGGGATCCTGCCCGGCGGCGGGATGACGGCCCGGCTGCCGCAGCGGGTGGGCGCCGGCATGGCTCGGCGGTTGTCGATGACCGGTGAGGTGGTCGACGCCGCACGTGCCGAACGCATCGGCCTGGTCACCGAGGTGGTGGCACACGAGCGGCTGCTACCGCACGCCGTCGATCTGGCCACCCAGATCGCCGAGGTACCCGCACCGACCATGGCCGGCCTCAAGGAAATCTACCGACGCGGCTGGGCCGGGGTCACCGACGCCGCCCTGGCGACCGAAAAGCAGATCGCCGGCGCTCAGCAGCTGGATGCGGCGGGCCTGGCGCAACGCCGGGCCGACGTGATGGCCCGCAACAAGAGCCAGATACCGTAAGTGTTCCCGTAGAACCATTCAGCGAGGATCACACATGCAGACGGCGACCTTGACCCCCTACTTCGTGGCCGACGGAGACCAGTTCGTGCCCAACGAGATCGCCCAGGGTGGGTGGGGTCCCACCCTCGGCGGCCAGGTGGTCGGTGGACTGTTGGCCCGCAGCATCGATGCCCAACGCGTCGACGCCGACCTGATCCCGGTCCGGCTCACGGTCGACATGCTGCGGCGGGTGGCCACCGAACCGGTGCAGGTACGCGCGGAGGTGCTCCGCGTCGGCGGCCGCATGCAGTCCATGGCGGCGACCATGACCCAGCACGGCGAGGTCGTGGCCCGCGCCTCCGCGCTCTGCCTACGCCGCGGCGAACAACCCGGGGAGCAGGCGTGGAGCACCCCGATCGAGATGCCGCCGCTGCCGCGCGAGCCCGCCGAGTTCGACAACGCGATCCCGATGTTCGTCAAGGCCTACGGCCGGGACCCGGGCATCAAGGGCGGCATGGAATGGCAGCACGACGGCCCCCGATATGCCTGGGTGCGCGAGGTCCGCGAACTGATCGCCGGCGAGCCCAACTCGCCGTTCGTGCAGGCCGCGCTGGCCGTCGACGTCACGGCGTCGATGACCGGATTCACCACCTCGGGACTGGGATTCATCAACGCCGACTACACGTTGACGCTGTGCCGGCTGCCCGAGGGACCCTACATCGGGATGGCCGCGCTGACCCACTACAGCGCGGCGGGCCTGGCCACCGGCACCGCGAGCCTGTTCGACGCGCAAGGGCCCATCGGTACCGGGGTGACGACCGCGATCGCCAACCCGCACTTCGGCGCGCGGAGCTTCGTCAGGTCCGCGGGGTCAAAGTGAACGGGAGCCAGTAGGTACCCGGCCCGTCCCCCGGGCACCCCGGCGCGGCGACCGTGAAAGTGCGCTCCCCGGCGAAACTTCCGGCGCCGCTGGGACGCAGGAAGTCCGACCGCATCGTGGTCACCGGGCTGCCGTCGTCACAGTGGAACGGGTACTCGCCGCTGGACTCCCACCGGTCACCGTTCCACCGGTAGTCGAACAGCACCGGTGCATCGGGGTTGTCCGCCAGCTCGGTCAGCAACAGCCAGTGCGCAACACAGCCGTCGGCTCCGCATTCGGTGGCGAAACTGGCGGCCTGGGTGGACGGTTCGGAAACGTCCGGCCGACCGTTGAAGGTCTGCCTGGAGTGATCCAGGTAGGTGTCGTAGGAGCCGTACAGCGGAACCGGCTCGGCCCGGTCGGCGTGCGCCGCCGGGACGCCCGCACCCGCCGCGACGGTCAGTACCAGCACGGCGCCGATTCTGGGCAACATGGCTCTGAATAGCACACCGTCGGCGCCGCTAGGAGCCGAATGGCGCAAATGTCCCGTCCAGCACGTCGCGGTGTCCGACGGTGCGACCGGTGACCCGGTTCGGGTCCACGAGCGCGAGGCGCACCACCGCTTCGGCGAAGTCATCCTCGGACCCGGCGTTTTCGAAGTCGGCCCGGTAATAGGACAGGCCGGGCGTCATCATCGCCTGCGACGGGGACAATGCGTTGACCGAGATGTTGCGCCGCTGCAACTCATAGGCGGCCGAGGACGTCAGGTGTTCCAGCGCCGCCTTGGATCCGCCGTAGCCGGGCAGGATTCCACCGGAGAAGTCCTCGTAGGGTCCCGAACCCGGGATGCGGGAGGCGACCGAACTGATGTTGATGATCGCGCCGCGGCCCGCGGTGATCATGTCCGGGGTCACCAACTGCATGAGTTCGTAGGCCGCGAACACGGCAATCTCGAAGTGCCGCCGGAACGCGTGCACCGGAGTGCCGACGAAGGCGGGCCAATCCGCGGCCGGCGCAAGGGGTTTAGCCGGCTTGTCGGGCTTGGCTGCCGGCGCGGCGGCACCGTCCTTCGGTGGGCGGCCGGGCGCGGTGAAAGCCGCATTGTTGACCAGAATCGTCGTCGGCCCCAACGCATCTCGCGCCTCGGCGACAATCCGCGGCAGATCTTCCCGCACGGTCAGGTCCGCCCGGATGGCGACCGCGGTGCCGCCGGCCTGCTCGATCTCGGCCACGGTTTCCCCGATGGTGCCGGGCAGCCGCTCGTTCCACACCTGTTCGGTGCGTGCGACCACGGCCACCTTGGCACCCTCGGCGGCCAACGCCAGAGCGACCGCGCGGCCCAGGCCGCGGCTGGCACCCGTCACGATGGCGACGTCGCCGTCCAGTCTTGCCATGCTCATCTCCTCACGCCGTGCACCACGATCGCGGTGGTCTGATCGACCCAAGCATCATCGACCACGATGTCTGGGGCCAACAACATTCTCAGCAGGGTCGCGCCGCCGATCACCTCGACCAGTCGATCCGGGTCGATGTCGGCGTGCACTTCACCGCGGCGTTCGGCCTCGACCAGCCGGATCCGGACGGCTCCGAAAACGTCGATGAAACGCCGCATCACCCGCGCGTTCAGATCGGCATCGGCAGCCATGTCCGCGATCAATCCCGGTAATGCGGCCCGTACCAGCGGGCTGGTGAAAACGTCCTTGGCCGCGGCGATCATCGCGCGGATGTCGGCGGCGATATCGCCCGCGGGCATCGCCAGCGCGGTCGGTGCGGCCGGAAACGCGGCCTCGTGCACCAATTCCGCCTTGCTCGACCAGCGGCGGTACAGCGCGGTCTTGGTGGTGCCGGCCCGCTCCGCGATGGCGGCCATCGTCAGATTGGCGTACCCGACCTCGACGAGCAAATCCCCCGTCGCGGCCAGGATCGCCGCGTCGATGCGCGGGTCCCGCGGCCGGCCCGCCGCGGCGGCCTTGTCAAGCGGTGCCTGGTCTGGTTTCATAACGCTACTCACAGTATCGTAATTGCGTCGCGAAGGAACAGTCCAATGGCGAACGAACCGACCACCGACTCCGTCACCGTGGAAAACGTCGACCGCCTGCAACGCTCCAGCCGCGACGTCACCGAACTGCCGAAACTGTTGTCGCAGTGGCTTTCCCGGGTGACCAACGGCGCCCTGTCCCCCGAGATCACGGTGGAGAGCGGCATCGACTCCAACGGCATGTCCTCCGAGACGATCATCCTGACCGGACGCTGGGACGAGGACGGCACACCGGTCGAACAGAAGTGGGTGGCCCGGGTGGCCCCGACGGCGGCCGATGTTCCCGTATTTTCTTCTTACCGGCTGGACCATCAGTTCGAGGTGATGCGGCTGGCCGGCGAGCTGACCGATGTTCCGGTCCCGCGGGTGCGCTGGCTGGAGGACACCGGCTCGGTGCTGGGCGCACCGTTCTTCCTGATGGATCACGTCGACGGGGTGGTCCCGCCCGACGTGATGCCCTACACCTTCGGCAACAACTGGTTCGCCGACGCGCCCCCGGAACAACAGCGGGCGCTGCAGGACCGTTCCGTCGAGGTGATCGCCAAACTGCACTCAATTCCGCACGCGGAACAGACCTTCGGATTCCTGGCCGATGCCGCCGGACCCGGCGACACCGCGTTGCGGCGGCAGTTCGGCTGGCTCAAGGACTGGTACGAGTTCGCGGTGCCGGACCTCGGCCGTTCGGCGCTGGTGGACCGCGCGCTGAAGTGGCTCGAGGACCACTTCCCCACCGACGTCGCGGCATCGGAGTCGGTGCTGGTGTGGGGCGATGCCCGGATCGGGAATGTGCTCTACCGCGACTTCGAACCGGTTGCGGTGTTGGACTGGGAGATGGCCACGCTGGGCCCCCGCGAACTCGATGTCTCCTGGATCATCTTCGCGCACCTGGTGTTTCAGGAACTGTGCGGTCTCGCGGGGCTGCCCGGACTGCCGGACGTGCTGCGCGAGGAGGACGTGCGCGCCACCTACCGGGACCGGACCGGCGTCGAGCTGGGCGACCTGCGCTGGTTCTACATCTATTCAGCGGTCATCTGGTGCTGCGTGTTCATGCGCACCGGGGCGCGGCGGGTGCACTTCGGCGAGATGGAAAAGCCCGCCGACATCGAGACGCTGTTCTACCACCGGTCGCTACTCGAAAAGCTGTTGGAAGGAAACGCCTGATGCTCGGTCCCATGGACGAATTCCCGGTACACCAGCTGCCGCAGCCGATCGCCTGGCCCGGCTCGAGCGACCGAAACTTCTACGACCGTTCCTATTTCAACGCCCACGACCGCACCGGCGATATCTTCGTCGTCACCGGCATCGGCTACTACCCCAATCTGGGCGTCAAAGACGCGTTTCTGCTCGTGGCCCGCAACCAGACCCAGACGGCGGTGCACCTGTCGGACGGAATCGACCAGGACCGGCTGCGTCAGCACGTCGGCAACTACCGCGTCGAGGTCAACGAGCCCCTGCACAAGCTGCGCATCGTCCTCGACGAGACCGAGGGCATTGCCGCCGACCTGTCGTGGGTGAGCCTGTTCGACGCCGTCCAGGAGCAGCGCCACATTCTGCGTACCGGTAACCGGGTGACCCTGGACGCCCAACGCTTCGCGCAACTCGGTTGCTGGCAGGGACATTTGGAGATCGACGGCGAGACCATCACCGTCGACCCCGACGTTTGGATCGGCAGCCGCGACCGGTCCTGGGGCATCCGGCCGGTGGGCGAGGCCGAGCCGGCGGGCCGGCCGGCCGATCCGCCGTTCGAGGGTATGTGGTGGCTGTATGTGCCGATGGCCTTCGAGCACTTCTCGATTGTGCTGATCATCCAGGAGGACCCCAGCGGGTTCCGCTCGCTCAACGATTGCACCCGGGTCTGGAAGGACGGCCGCATCGAGCAGCTCGGCTGGCCGCGGGTCAAGATCCACTACACCTCGGGCACCCGGATCCCGACCGGCGGCGTCATCGAGGCCACCGCCGCCGACGGGTCCGCGCTGCGGTTCGAGGTGGAGTCCAAGCTGGCCTGCCCCATCCACGTCGGCGGCGGCTACGGCGGCGACTCCGACTGGATCCACGGCCAGTGGAAGGGTGCGAATTTCACCGAACGGCTGACCTACGACATGACCGACCCGGCGATCATCGGGCGCGCCGGCTTCGGCGTCATCGACCATGTCGGGCGCGCGGTCTGTCACAGCGGCGACGGCTCCACCAGCGAGGGATGGGGCCTGTTCGAGCATGGCGCGCTGGGCCGGCACGACCCGTCCGGCTTCGCCGACTGGCTGACCGTCGCCCCGTAACGGTCAGGGCGCGGGTGGCGCCGGCACGTGGTCCCAGCCGGGCGGCGGAGCGGCCGGCTCGTCGTACCAGCCGGGCGGCGGTGGGCCGCTCAGCGGAAAATAGCCCTCCGGCAGCGGCGGGCCACCCTGTGGCGGCTCCGCGGAGTTGCGTTCGGGCGGCCTACCCGCGGGGTCGTTGAGCGAGGTGAACCCCTCTGGCAGCGGCGGCGGCGACCCGGCACCGGGCGGCGGCGGGGGCGGCGCACCCTCCGGCGCCCCGGCGAGCGCGCCGACGGGATCACCGCTGCGGGCCGCGCGGAACACGTCCATCAGGTACCCGAATTGGCCGCCGGACTGGCCCTGCCCGTAGACGGGGTTCGCCATCTCCGGTACCGGCGGCGGACCGACAGGCGGCGGGGCCGGGGCCGGCGGTACCGGGCCGGGCTCGACGGGATCGGCACCGGCGGTGGCGGCCAGCGCCAGCGCACCGACGGCGACGACCGCGCCGGCGATCGCAGCGCGCGCGGCAGCGGATGGGGTCACACGTCCTAGCTCTGACGACACCGCGCAAGGCTAACCCCTCACCGCGGTTTCGGCGCGTTTTCCCGCGGCGGGCGCGGGTTAGCGCGCCGAAATCGCAGCGCGAAGCTCGGCGACGACGCGCTCGGGCCGCTCCATGAGGTCCTGCCAGGTGAACCGCAGGATCTGCCACCCTTTGAGGGCCAGGGAGTTCTGCCGGCGGCGGTCGGACTGGAAGGTGTTTTGGTCCTGGTGGAATGCCCAGCCGTCGATCTCCACGGCGACCTTGGCCTCGGGGAACGCGAAGTCGACAACATAACCGCCGACGGGATAGTTGGCGATCCACCCGGTGATGCCGGCCAGGTCGACCACGCGAACGAATTCCCGCTCGGCCTGCGAACGGGCCCCGTTGCCCGCGGCCTGCAACATCCGCCGCGCGCGGGGAGCGCCGTAGCGGCCCTTGTTGTTCAGATGCGCTCGCCACAGCTGGCGCAACTCGGTATGCCGCTGCAACGCCGTGTCCATGACGCGGGCGCCGCCGCCGCGCCGTGCGACAGCTTCGACCACGGTCAATGGCAGCGACGTGACCAGAAGTCGCCGCCGCTCCACGACATCGTTGGCACGCAGATCGCGGCGCCGAAGCCGAGTTCCCGGCCGGCTCCGCCCGTGCGAACTCCGCGGGACCGTCACCTCCACGAGTTCCGGCGCCTCGGTCACCAGACCGTGCCACCAGGCGGCGGCGAGCCCACTGGCGACGGCTCGGGGTCCATGGGCCCACACGCCGACGCGAATTCGAGCCGCCGCGGTGAAGGGCCGGTCGTCGACAAAGTAGACGCCGCGCGCACAACGCAACCAATCCTTGGTCCGCACGCGTCGATGCACCGCGTCCTCGCTGAGCCCGCACCGCTTGGCCTGACCCAACGTGATGACGCCGTCCTGAGATCGCAGATATTCGTTCAGCACAGTTAGTTGGACCGTTCCAAGCGACAATCGGTTCCACCCCGTGCGATTTCGGCGCGCTTTCCCGGTCCCATCGCGGGTAACCGCGCCCAGATCGCTAGGGTGCGGGTATGCGTGCAGTCCAGATCACCAGCCTCGATGGACCGGAAGCGGTCCAGATCAACGATGTCGCCGAGCCGGCGGCCCCCGACGACGCGGTGGTCATCGACGTCCACGCCGCCGGGGTGGCCTTCCCGGACGCGCTGTTGAGCCGCGGGCTCTATCAGTACAAACCCGAACTACCCTTCAGCCCGGGCGGGGAGGTGGCCGGCGTGGTCCGCAGCGCGCCCGCCGGGGCACACGTGGCCGCCGGCGACCGCGTGCTGGGCCTGACGATGATCACCGACGGTATGGCCGAGGTGGTCGTGCTCAGCACCGATCGGGTGTTCAAGCTGCCCGACAACATTTCGTTCGAGGCCGGCGCCGGCATCTTGTTCAACGACTTGACGGTGCACTTCGCGCTGCGCACCCGCGGCCGGCTGCTGCCCGGTGAGACCGTGCTGGTGCACGGCGCGGCCGGTGGCATCGGCACCTCGGCGCTGCGGCTGGCACCGGCGCTCGGCGCGGCCCGCACCATCGCCGTGGTGTCCACCGAGGACAAGATCGAACCGGCCAAGGCCGCCGGTGCCGACGACGTCGTGCTGGCCGACGGGTTCAAGGATGCGGTCGCGGAGCTGACCGAGGGGCGCGGCGTGGACATCGTCGTCGACCCCGTCGGCGGCGACCGGGTCACCGACTCGCTGCGGTCGCTGGCACCGGCGGGCCGGCTGCTGATCATCGGCTTCACCGGCGGCGACATCCCGACCATCAAGGCAAATCGACTGCTGCTCAACAACGTTGATGCGGTCGGCGTGGGCTGGGGCGCATGGGCGCTGTCGCATCCCGGCTACCTGGCCGAGCAGTGGGACCAGCTGGAAGCGCTGCTGGCCGCGGGCACGGTGTCCGCCCCGCAGCCGCAGGTCTATCCGATGGAGCAGGCCGGCGCCGCGATGGCGTCGTTGGAGAACCGCACCGCGCGCGGCAAGGTCGTGCTGCAGATCCGATAGCCGATCAGCGCAGCTCGTCGATGATCTCGGCCTGGATCTGCACCGGCAGCGGGCCGCCGGAGTACATGCACACGGTGTCGGCGATGCCCTCGGCCCGCTCACGGATATGGGCGGCAATGTCTTTCGGCGAGCCCACCGCCGCGATGGTGCGCAGCACGTCGTCGTCGATCAGGGAGCCCATCTCCTGCCAGCGGCCCTGCTTGGACAGCGCGTGCAGGTCGGTCTGCAGATCGCCCCAGCCGTGCGTCTCCAGCACCGGCCGGTAGGCGGGCGTGGAGCCGTAGAACGCCAGCAGTTGCCGGGTGCCGGCGTGATCCGAATCGTCCAGCCCCGGGGACACGATGATCTCGGGCACCACGTTGAACTCGGTGCGGCCGGACGCGGCCAGCCCGGCCCGCACCGCCGACATCGTGTGCTCGCGCAGGAATTTCGTGGTTCCGAACGGCATTACCAACAGTCCGTCGGCGTGCTCGGCGGTCGCCCGGGTCAGCCGCGGCCCCAGCGCCCCCACATAGATGGGCGGCGGACCATACGGGTTGGCCCCCGGGCTGAAAGTGGGGGTCATCAGCCGGTGCGTGTAGAACTCGCCGCGGAAGTTCAGCCGCTCCCCCGTCGACCAGGTGGCAAAGATCGCCCGCAGCGCCGCGATGAGTTCCACCATGCGGTCCACGGGCCGATCGAAGTCGGCGCCGAAACGCTTCTCGATCTGCGTGCGGATCTGGGTACCCAGCCCCAGCACAAACCGGCCTTGCGACAAGAGCTGATGATCGATCGCCTGGTGGGCGAGGTGAATCGGGTTGCGCGGAAACGCGATTGCCACATTCGTCATGAGGTCCAGGCCGCCGACGGTGCTGGCCAGCGTCAGCGGCGTGAAAACGTCATGAGGCCCCTCGAAGGTGAACACCCCCGCCGCTCCCGCTTCGCGCAGCGCGTGCGCGCGCTCGATCGCATCAGTGGGACCCGCCAGCGCCGTCAGAACTTTCACTCCGCACCTCCGCGTGCAGCCTAGTACCTGCTTGACTGGACCCATGCGTACGCAAGCAGATGTCGTGGTGGTCGGAGCGGGTTTCGCGGGGTTGACCGCCGCGCGGGAACTGAATCGTCGAGGACACGACGTGGTGGTACTGGAGGGCCGCGACCGGGTCGGCGGGCGTTCGTTCACCGGCACGGTCGCGGGCACACCCGTCGATCTCGGCGCCACCTTCGTCGGCCCGACCCAGGACGCGGTGTTGGAGTTGGCCGCCGAATTGGGCTGCGCCACCACGGCGACGTTCTGCGAGGGCCAGA from Mycolicibacterium sp. MU0053 includes:
- a CDS encoding DUF559 domain-containing protein, with translation MLNEYLRSQDGVITLGQAKRCGLSEDAVHRRVRTKDWLRCARGVYFVDDRPFTAAARIRVGVWAHGPRAVASGLAAAWWHGLVTEAPELVEVTVPRSSHGRSRPGTRLRRRDLRANDVVERRRLLVTSLPLTVVEAVARRGGGARVMDTALQRHTELRQLWRAHLNNKGRYGAPRARRMLQAAGNGARSQAEREFVRVVDLAGITGWIANYPVGGYVVDFAFPEAKVAVEIDGWAFHQDQNTFQSDRRRQNSLALKGWQILRFTWQDLMERPERVVAELRAAISAR
- a CDS encoding NADPH:quinone oxidoreductase family protein, which produces MRAVQITSLDGPEAVQINDVAEPAAPDDAVVIDVHAAGVAFPDALLSRGLYQYKPELPFSPGGEVAGVVRSAPAGAHVAAGDRVLGLTMITDGMAEVVVLSTDRVFKLPDNISFEAGAGILFNDLTVHFALRTRGRLLPGETVLVHGAAGGIGTSALRLAPALGAARTIAVVSTEDKIEPAKAAGADDVVLADGFKDAVAELTEGRGVDIVVDPVGGDRVTDSLRSLAPAGRLLIIGFTGGDIPTIKANRLLLNNVDAVGVGWGAWALSHPGYLAEQWDQLEALLAAGTVSAPQPQVYPMEQAGAAMASLENRTARGKVVLQIR
- a CDS encoding TIGR03617 family F420-dependent LLM class oxidoreductase; this encodes MTALAGPTDAIERAHALREAGAAGVFTFEGPHDVFTPLTLASTVGGLDLMTNVAIAFPRNPIHLAHQAIDHQLLSQGRFVLGLGTQIRTQIEKRFGADFDRPVDRMVELIAALRAIFATWSTGERLNFRGEFYTHRLMTPTFSPGANPYGPPPIYVGALGPRLTRATAEHADGLLVMPFGTTKFLREHTMSAVRAGLAASGRTEFNVVPEIIVSPGLDDSDHAGTRQLLAFYGSTPAYRPVLETHGWGDLQTDLHALSKQGRWQEMGSLIDDDVLRTIAAVGSPKDIAAHIRERAEGIADTVCMYSGGPLPVQIQAEIIDELR